The stretch of DNA GGGCGGCAACACCGGCGTCTTCCAGGCCGCGAAGGCCAAGGGCTTCGAGGCGTACGGCGTCGACGCGAACCAGTGCGTCGGCAACCCGGGGGTCGTCGTCGACAACGTACTGAAGAAGACCGATGTCGCCGTCGAGAAGGGCATCGCGCAGATCCTCAAGGGCAAGGGCGGCACCACGGTGTCGTACGGCCTCAAGGAGGGCGGCATGTCGCTGACCGGCCTTGAGCCCGGTGTCGCGGACTCCAAGTGCCTGATCGCCGACCACGAGGACGTGCTGAAGCGCGTCGAGTCGCTGCGGGACGAGATCGTCGCGGGGAAGCTGAAGGTCGATGACCCCGCGGCCTGAGTCCACCGTCGCCTCCGCCGCCGCCTCCCCAGCCGCCTCCCCCGCCGTCGAACTCCGCGGCATCACCAAGGAGTACCCGGGCACCCTCGCCAACGACCGGGTGGATCTGACCGTCGCGCGCGGTGAGATCCATGCCCTGATGGGCGAGAACGGCGCGGGCAAGTCGACGCTGATGTCCGTCCTTTACGGACTCCAGCGGCCGGACGCCGGGCAGATCCTGCTCGACGGGCGCGAGGTGACGTTCGCGAGCCCGAGCGAGGCGATCGCGGCGGGCCTCGGCATGGTGCACCAGAGCTTCAAGCTCTTCCCGTCCTTCACGGTCGCCGAGAACGTCGTGTACGCCGCCGAGCCGCGCCGTTTCGGCCTGACGGACCGGGCCGAGGCGTTGCGGCGCGTGGGTGCGCTCGCCGATGAGCACGGGCTCGCGGTGGACCCGGCGGCGAAGGTCGGGGACCTGCCGGTGGGTGTGCGCCAGCGGGTGGAGATCCTCAAGCTCCTCTACCGCGGTGCTCGTACGCTGATCCTCGACGAGCCGACGGCGGTCCTGACCCCGGCGGAGGCCGACGGTCTGTTCGGTGTCCTGCGCTCCCTCGCGGACGACGGGCGCACGGTCCTCCTCGTCACCCACAAGCTGCGTGAGGTGATGGAGGGCAGCGACGCGGTGACGGTCCTGCGGGACGGCCGGGTCGCGGCACGCATGCGGACCGCGGACACCACCGCGGACGGGATCGCCACGGCGATGACCGGGCGGGCGGTGGAGTTGGACCGCGTGCATCCGGCGGGGGCGCCGGGCGGTGAGGTCCTTCTCGTCGATTCCCTGTCGACGGAGAGGGTGCGCGAGGTGTCGCTCTCCGTCCGCGCGGGCGAGATCGTGGGCATCGCGGGAGTGGCGGGCAACGGCCAGAGTGAACTGGTCGAGGCGATCGCCGGGTTGCGGCCGCTCTCCTGCGGGCGGGTGACGCTCTCCGGCCAGGACATCACGGACGCGTCGGCGGCGAGGCGCCGCGCGGCGGGTCTCGCGTATGTCCCCGAGGACCGTGTGGCGGTCGGTACGGCGCCGGCCGCGACGATCGCGGAGAACCTGGCGATGGGCCATCACCGGGGGCACGGCCTCCTGCGCCCGTCCTGGCTCCGCGAGCACGCGCGGGTCCTGATCGACCGCTTCGGCATCAAGGCGGCCTCGTCACGCCACACGGCGGGCTCGCTGTCGGGCGGCAACCTCCAGAAGCTGGTGATCGGCCGCGAACTCGCCCACGAATCCCCCCTGTTGATCGTCGAGCAGCCCACGCGTGGCGTCGACATCGGCGCCATCCAGACGATCCACGACCAGCTGATCGCCCACCGCGACGCGGGCCACGCGATCCTCCTGGTCTCCGCCGAACTGAGCGAGATCCGCGGCCTGTCGGACCGTGTCCTTGTGATGTACGAGGGCCGGGTGGCCGCGGAGTACGCCCGCGAGGACGCGGACGAGCGAACCCTCGGCCTCGCCATGGCGGGCGGGTCCCTCCCGGAGGCCGCGCCTGCCGGAGCCGCGCAGGCAGCCGGCCCGCAGGGCGACGCCGCAGCGGACGCGGCACTTCCCGCGCCCGGCGCCGAGGCTGCGACTGCCGCTGCGATTGCGACTGCGGTCACCGATCAGACCGACGGCGCCTCCCCGGCCGCCGCTCCCCCATCCGGCGCCGCGGACCCGCCTCCCCGCGAGAGCGACGACCGCCCCGCCCCCGTGAAGGAGGCCCCCTGACATGGCGGCCGAGACACAGATCCCCGGCTCCGGGGCATCGCTCGGGGCGCGCGTCCTGCGCGCGCCCGCACTGCACTCCGTCATCGCCGCCGTCCTCGTCGGCGCGCTCTTCCTCGTCGGGACCGGCGCCGACCCCGTCGGGGCGTACGGCTCCGTGGTCAGCGGGGCACTCGGGCCCGACGGCATCGGGTCCACGCTCACCACGGGGACCAGCATCATCGGGCTCGCCGTCGCGCTCGCGATCCCCATGCGGGCGGGGCTGCTCAACCTCGGCGGGGACGGGCAGTTGGTGCTCGGCGGGATCGCCGCCGCTGCCACCGGGCTCTACTCGCCGCTGCCCGCGCCCCTCACCGTCGCCGCCGCGCTCCTCGCGGGAATGGCGGCCGGGGCGGGTTACGCGGCGCTCGCCGCCGTCTGCCAGAACCGGTTCGGGGTGCCGCTGCTCGTCAGCAGTCTGCTGCTCGGTTATCCGGCGATGTCCTTCGCCTCCTACCTCGCGCGCTTTCCGCTGAAGGAGGACGGGTCGAGCCTTCCGCAGACGCGGCGGCTGCCCGACGGGGTCGAGCTGCCCGCCCTCGGGTCGTCGACCGTCACCGTCGGGCTGCTCCTCGTGGCCGTCGCGGCCGCCGTCTTCGCGTTCGCCGACGCCCGCACCGCCACCGGCTACGAGATCCGCATGACGGGGCTCAATCCGCGCTTCGCCGCGTACGCGGGGGTCGACAGGCCACGGCTCACGCTGCGGCTCATGGCGCTCTCCGGCGCCGTCGCGGGCCTGGTCGGCGCCATCGGCGTACTGAGCTTCCCCTATCGCTTCATCGACGGGTCGCTCACCGCCGCCGGGCACACCTGGACCGGCCTCACGGCAGCGCTGCTCGCCGCGGCGGCGCCCCTCGGGACGGTCCTGGCCGCCCTGTTCTTCGCAGCGCTCGAAGTGGGCGGGCTCGCCATGGAGCGGACCACCGAAGTGCCGCGCGAGCTGACGCAGGTCCTCCAGGCCGTCGTCATCGTCTTCCTCGCGGCGCGGCTCAACCTGACGTGGCGGCGGGCCAGGAAGAAGCCCGGAGAGCAGCCCACCGACGAGACCGAAGTAAAGGAAGTGAGCGTGCGATGAGCATCGACTCCGCGCTGTTCCACTCGGCGCTCCTCGCCCTCACCCCGATCCTCCTCGCCGCGCTCGGCGGCACGATCTGCGAGCGCGCGGGCGTCTTCAACATCGGCCTCGAAGGCATGATGCTGATCGGCTGCTTCAGCGGCGTCGCGGGCAGCTGGTTCACCGGGAGCGCCTGGCTAGGTGTCGTCTTCGCCGCCCTCGCTTCGGCGGCGTACTCGATGATCCTGGCCGTCGGGACGATCTCGCTGCGCGGGGACGCCGTCGTACTCGGCGTCGCGCTCAATCTCCTCGCGGTCGGTCTGACCGGGTTCCTGCTGCGGACGGTCTTCGGCGTCCAAGGCACCTTCTCCGACCCGGAGTTGGCCGGTCTGAGCGGCATCGACATCCCGTTCGCCGGGTCGGTCCTCTCCGGGCACTCCGCGCTCGTGTACCTCGCGTGGGCCGCCGTCGCCGTGGCCGCGGTGTTCCTGGCCCGCCACCCGTGGGGCCTTCGGCTGCGCGGCGTCGGCGAGACTCCCGACGCGGCGGCGACGCTGGGGGTGAGCCCGGCGAAGTACCAGTACGCGGCCGTACTGACGTCGGGTGTCCTGTGCGGTCTCGCGGGCGCCCAACTCGCCCTCGGCAACGTCACGTTGTTCTCCGAGAACATGACGGCCGGGCGTGGTTGGATCGCCGTGGTGGCCGTGATGCTGGGCCGCGCCCTGCCGCTCGGCGTCCTGCTCGCCGGGCTGCTCTTCGGCATCGCGGAGGCCGTCGGCTTCCGTCTCCAGGGGCTCGGCATGCCGCAGCAGGCGACCGACGCCGCCCCGTACGTGGTGACCCTGGCCGCCCTCTTCCTGTCCACGGCGCGCAGGCGCCGCCGCAAGCAGCCCCTGGTAGGAGCACCTTCATGACGACCGACGCCCGCACGCTCAGCGACGCGCTGCCCATCACCCGCGTCCCCCGCACCGGTCTGCCGAGCCAGGCGGTCGTGGTCGGCGACCCGGCGCGCGCCACCGCCGTCGCCGACCTCCTGGACGACGCGAAGGAGGTGTCGTACCACCGCGAGTACCGCACCTTCACCGGCAGTTGGCAGGGCACACCGGTCGTCGTCGCGTCGCACGGCGTCGGCGCGCCCGGGGCGATCCTCCTCTTCCAGGAGCTCGCGGAGGCGGGCGTCACCGCCATCGTGCGGCTCGGCACGGCGGGCGCGATCCGCCCCGGCATCCGCGATGGCGACCTGGTCATCGCGGACGCGGCGGTGCGCGACGACGGCGTGACGCAGCAGCTGATCCCCGCCGAGTACCCTGCGTTCGCGACTCCGGAGGCCGTCATCGCGCTCCAGCGAGCGGCGCGCGCGGCCGAAGCCCCGTACCACCGTGGGGTGGTGTGGACGCGGGCCGCGTTCCAGCCGGGCTTCCTGCCGCTGCCCGGCGAGGCGTACGCGGCCGCCGGGATCGCGGCCATCGAGATGGAGCTCTCGGCGTTGTACGTCTTCGCGTCCACGCACGGCCTGGTCGCGGGCGGCGCGCTCGTCGTGGACGGCGCCAACGCCGATGAACTCGTGGACGAGGAATCCACCGGTGGCTACAACCCGCACCGCGATGTGGTGGCCGAAGGAGTCGACCGGGGCGCCCGGATAGCCTTGGACGCGCTCCGGCTCCTTGCCGCCACGGAGCACTGAGCCGCACCAGAACCACCTCACGGAGAACGGAACCGATGCACCCCACTGACCTGCCGGCCCAGGACCGGGGCGGCTCCATAGATCTCCTGGTCCACGGCGGCGACGTCCTCACCGTCGACGCGTCCGGCACCGTCGTGACGAACGGCGCCGTCGCGGTGCGCGACGGCCGGATCGTCGACGTCGGCCCGGCCGAGCAGCTGCGCGCCGCCTATGAAGCCGCCGAAGAGCTGGACGCCCGCGGCTGTCTCGTCCTGCCGGGCCTGATCAACACGCACACGCACCTGGCGATGACCCTGTTCCGCGGCATCGCCGACGATCTGACGCTGCAGGGCTTCCTGGCCCGCGTGATCCCGGCCGAGGCGGAGCTGCTCTCCCCCGAGACGGTGACGGCGGGCATCCAGGGCGCGATCGCCGAGTCCGTACGGGGCGGGGTCACCGCCGCGCTCGACATGTACTGGTTCCACGAGGCGGCCGAGGCCGTGGCCCGCGATGCCGGGTGGCGCCTCCTGACAGGGCCCACGTTCATGGACGTGCCGGGCCCGCCGGACGGCCGCCCCTACGCCGAACGGCTCGGCTGGGCGGCGGCGGACCTGGCAGCGCGCACCCCGGCGCCTGGCACACGCCCGGTGGTCTTCGCGCACTCCGCGTACACCCTGGTGCCCGAGCAGCTGACGGCGATCAGCGCGCTGGCCCGGGAGCACGGCGCCCTGCTGCACATCCACGCCGCCGAGAACGCGGGCGAGGTGGAGATGGTCACCGAGCAGCACGGCATGCGCCCGGTGGAGCTGCTCGACTCGCTGGGCGTGCTCGGCCCGGACACGCTGCTCGCGCACGCCGTCGACCTCACGGACGCGGAGATCGCGACCCTCGCCCGCACCGGCACGTCCGTCGCGCACTGCCCGGTGTCGAACCTGAAGCTGGGCTGCGGCATCGCGCGCGTCCCCGACCTGCTCGACGCGGGTGTCACGGTGGGCCTCGGCACGGACGGCGCGGTGAGCTCCAACACCCTGGACCTCCTCGGCGCGGTCAAGGTCGCGGCCCTCGTCCACAAGGCGGGCGGCGACCCGACGGCTGTCGGCGCCGAGCAGGCCGTGCGGATGGCGACCATCGAGTCGGCGCGGGCGCTCGGCCTCGGCGACCAGCTCGGCTCCCTGGAGCCCGGCAAGCGCGCGGATCTGATCGTCCTCGACCTCGCCCGGCCGCATCTCACGCCGCGGCACGACCCCTGGTCGATGCTGGCGTACGCCGCGGCGTCCAGTGACGTACGGGACACGGTCGTCGACGGCCGGGTCCTGATGCGGGACCGTACGCTGGTGACACTGGACGAGCGGCGCGCGCTGCGAGCCCTCCAGGACGCGGCGGACTCCGCGGCGCCCGTCCCCACGAGCACGACTGGCACCTCCGAAGTGGCAAGCACCGTATGACCGTCGAACCCACCCGCGGCTTCACCGGCCGCGCCCGCGCCGCCGACCGCGACCCGCGGCTCCCTCCCGGGCAGTACGACGCGGCGGACGGCTGGCCCGTCCTGTCCGCCGAGGTGACGCCCCAGCTCGCGGCCGCGGACTGGACGTTCCGCGTGGACGGCCTCGTCACCTCCCCGCACACCTGGACGTGGGACGAGGCGCACGCACTGCCCGCGTCCGAGTACCGCGGCGACATCCACTGCGTGACCAGCTGGTCCAAGTTCGGGGTGCGCTTCGGCGGGGTGAGCCTGGACGCGTTCCTGGCCGCGGCCGGGCCGCGCCCGGAGGCCACGCACGTCGTCGCGTACTCGCACACGGGGTACACCACGAACCTCCCCCTCTCCGACGTGACGGGCGGGAAGGCGTGGATCGTCTGGGAGTACGGGGACGGCCCGCTGCCGCCGGAGCACGGCGGTCCGGCGCGTCTGATCGTGCCCCACCTCTACTTCTGGAAGAGCGCGAAGTGGGTGGCGGGGCTGCGGCTGCTCGACCACGACGAGCCGGGCTTCTGGGAGCAGAACGGCTATCACCACCGGGGCAATCCCTGGCGGGAGGAGCGTTACTCCGGTGACTGAGACTTTTGTGCCGCCGACGCGGTTCGCCGTGCCGGGGCGGATCGCGGTGAGCAATCGCGCGGCGGCGGTCTGGCAGCGGGCCGTGGTGGTGGACGTCCGGCGCGAGAACGCGGCCGGTACGGTGTCGAGCTTCCGCCTGAAGGTGCCGGACTGGCAGGGACATCTGCCGGGCCAGCATCTGATGCTGCGGCTCACGGCCCCGGACGGGTACGTCGCTCAGCGGCACTACTCGATCGCCTCCGCGCCGGAGGAGGCCGCCGAGAGCGGCGAGGTCGAGCTGACCCTGGACCACGTGCCGGGAGGCGAGGTGTCCGGGCATCTGCACACGGTCGCCCGCGTCGGCGACGTGGTGGAGGTGCGGGGGCCACTGTCGGGCTTCTTCGCGTGGCCGGGTGACCGTCCCGCGCTGCTTCTGGGGGCCGGGTCCGGTGTGGTCCCGCTGATGTCGATGCTGCGGCACTGGCGGGGGGCCGGGCGTCCGGTGCCACTGCGGCTCCTGGTGTCCGCGCGTACGCGTGAGGATCTGATCTACGCGGATGAGTACGGGGACGAGACCACGGTGGTGCTGACGCGGGCGGAGGGCCGGCTTCGCGCCGAGCACTTGGCGCCGTTCCTCGGCGCCGGTCAGCCCGAGGGGGGCTGGGAGGCGTACATCTGCGGCTCGAACGGCTTCGCCGAGCATGCGTCGCGGCTGCTGGTGGCAGGGGGCCAGCCGGTGGATCGGATCCGCATCGAGCGGTTCGGGTAGGGGCGCCTGCGGGCTTTGTCGTCGAGCATGGCCAGGCTCCCCACGGCCACCGCGTGGGGATATTCGCCCGGATCCAGGTACACAACAGCCCAGGGACACGACATAATCATCCGATACATCGGATGTCTTCTGTCTTGTGAGGCGAGGTCCCCATGGCTGTCACCGACGAAGCCATCGAAAAGATCAAGGGCATGATCGTCTCCGGCGCGCTGCGCCCCGGCGACCGGTTGCCCAAGGAGAGTGAACTCGCCGCCGACCTGGGCCTTTCCCGCAATTCCCTGCGCGAGGCGGTGCGCGCACTCTCGCTGATCCGCATCCTCGACGTACGACAGGGCGACGGCACGTACGTGACGAGCCTGGACCCGCAACTCCTGCTCGAAGCCCTGAGCTTCGTCGTCGACTTCCACCGCGACGACACGGTCCTGGAGTTCCTCGCGGTGCGCCGCATCCTGGAGCCTGCCGCCACGGCGATGGCCAGCGCCCACATCACCGAGGCCGAACTCGACGTCCTGACGGCGCAGTTGGACGCCCTCGGGGCGGCTCCCTCGGTGGAGGAGCTGGTCGCCTGCGACCTGGAGTTCCACCGCGGCATCGTGCAGTCGTCCGGCAACTCGGTGCTCTGCTCGCTCCTCGACGGCCTCTCCGGACCCACCACCCGGGCCCGCATCTGGCGCGGCCTCACCCAGGAGGACGCCGTGAGCCGCACCCTGCACGAGCACCGCGCGATCCTCACCGCGCTGCGCGACCGCGACGCGGAGGCGGCCAGGTCATGGGCGACGGTGCACATCGCGAGCGTGGAGCAGTGGCTGCGCTCCACGCTGTGAAGCACGGGCACCGTGGGAGTGCGCGGGCCTCCCGCGGGGCAGTGATCCGGTCATCGAAGCCCGCGCAAGGGGGCTGCGGAGGGCCCCGCCGGACGCCGTAAGGTTGGGGCGTACGTAAAGGACGTCGGAAGGAGGCCTGGGTGATCGAGCTCGAGGGGGTACCCGAGCTGGTCGACCCGGTCATGGTGGCCGCGTTCGAGGGCTGGAACGACGCCGGCGACGCCGCCTCCACCGCGGTCGCGCATCTCGACAAGGAGTGGAAGGGCGAGGTCTTCGCGGCGCTGGACGCCGAGGACTACTACGACTTCCAGGTCAACCGCCCCACGGTCTTCCTGGAGGGCGGCGTCCGCAAGATCACGTGGCCGACGACCCGGCTCTCGGTGATCCGCGTGGGCGGTGACAAGCCGCGCGACCTCGTGCTTGTGCGCGGGATCGAGCCGTCGATGCGCTGGCGGTCGTTCTGCAACGAGATCCTGGGCTTCGCCCATGAGCTGGGCGTGGAGCTCGTGGTGATCCTGGGCGCACTGCTCGGCGACACCCCGCACACCCGTCCCGTCCCGGTCAGCGGCGTCACCTCCGACCCGGACCTGGCCCGCACCATGGACCTGGAGGAGACGAAGTACGAAGGCCCGACGGGCATCGTCGGCATCCTGCAGGAGGCCTGCACGCACGCGGGCGTCCCCGCGGTGAGCCTGTGGGCGGCCGTCCCGCACTACGTCTCGCAGCCGCCGAACCCGAAGGCCACGCTGGCCCTCCTGAACCGCCTCGAAGACCTCATCGGCCTGCGGATCCCCCTTGGTGACCTCGCCGAGGACGCGCGCGCCTGGCAGGTGGGCGTGGACCAGCTGGCGGCCGAGGACAGCGAGGTCGCCGAGTACGTCCAGTCGCTGGAGGAGGCGCGGGACACGGCCGAGCTGCCCGAGGCGACCGGCGAGGCGATCGCCCGCGAGTTCGAGCGCTATCTGCGGCGGCGCGACGGCGGCGGTCCGCCGCAGCCCGGCGGTCACGCCACGGAGGGCGGCGACGGAGCCCCGTATCTGCGCGACAGCCCCGGCGACCGCACACGGCCGCCGAAGCCGCAGACGCGTCCGGACACGGAACCCGGACCCGGAACGGGGACGGGGACGGATGAGGAGAGCAGCGGCGAGTCCGAATCCGGACCGTCTGATTCCTCCGAGGACTGACCAGCACGCAGAGCGACGTGGGGCGGCATCCGCGAGGGTGCCGCCCTTCTGCGTCCCGTCCTGCCTATGGCCGGATTGAGGCGTGACATCGCCTTCCGGACGAATTGCACGGGGTTCCCACGTTGCCTTGATTTCAAACGCAGTTGGGGCAAAGGGGGTGGACGGCCGCGCCCGGCGGTAGCAGGGTGTGCCCCGGAATGCGCGGCCACAGCGCACAGCACGGCACCCGAAGGATCGAAGGGAGCGGTGGAGCGATGACCGACCAGGTAGAGCCGGCAGGGGGCCCGGGAGCCAGTGGCCCCGGACCGGATGGGGCGGGGTTCACCTACCGCGCGTCCGAGCAGGAGCTGATCGTCGTCGCACGGCCCGAGGCCCGGCTGCGCGCCCAGGCCGAGGGCGTCCGCTCGGCGGCGGGCTCCGACGTGTCGGCCCTGAACATGTTCCTCAGCGACGAACAGCTCGCCCTGGAACCGCTGTTCGGCAACGAGGACCGACTGCGGGGCCGGCAGCACAACGCGCCGGACGACGGCAACGACGTCCCCGACCTGGCGCTCTTCTACCGCGTGCGCGGCGGCGGGAGCAGGGCGCAGGAGCTGCGCTCGCGCATGGCGGCGCTGCCGGGGATCGACACGGCGTACGTGAAGCCCGGCGCCGTACCGGCGTCGCTCGGCTCGACGGACCGGCCGCAGCCCCCGCCCCAGCGCCAGGCGGGCCCGTTCGGGTCGCCCGACGCCGGCGAGTCCGGGCGCCGCAAGGAAGGCGCCCCCGTCACCCCCGACTTCACCGGCCGCCAGGGCTATCTGCGCCCAGCGCCCGAAGGCGTCGACGCGTACTGGGCGTGGCAGCGGCTCGGCGGTTCGGGCGAGGGCGTCACGGTGATCGACATCGAGGGCGCCTGGCAGCTGAGCCACGAGGACCTGACCGGCAAGCTCGCCGGGGTGGTCATCGGAACGCCCATCCAGGACCTGGCCTGGCGCAACCACGGCACCGCGGTGATCGGCGTGATCGGCGGCGACCGCAACTACGTGGGCATCTCCGGCATCGCGCCCGAGGCCATGACCGCGGCGGCCTCCTTCCAGCCCCTCGGCACGGCGGCCACGATCCACGCGGCGGCGGAGCGGCTCGGCCCCGGTGACATCGTCCTGATCGAACTGCACCGCCCGGGACCGCGGTTCGACTTCGAGCCGCGCGACGACCAGCGGGGATACATCGCCCTGGAGTGGTGGCCGGACGACTACGCGGCGATCCGGCACGCCACCGCGAAGGGCGTCATCGTCGTCGGGGCGGCGGGCAACGGAGCGGAGTCCCTGGACGACGCGGTGTACGAGCGCAGGCCCGACGAGTTCCCCGAGTGGTGGCGCAACCCCTTCAACCCCTCCAACCGTCCTTCGGGCGCCGTCCTGGTCGGCGCGGGCGCACCGCCGCCCGGCACGCACGGCCGCGATCACGGACCTGACCGCTCACGCCTGGGCTTCTCCAACTACGGCGCCCGCGTGGACGCACAGGGCTGGGGCCGCGAGACGACCACGACCGGCGGCTCCTGGAACCAGCCGGGCGACTTGCAGGGCGGCGCCGACGAGATCGCCTGGTACACGGACACGTTCTCCGGCACCTCGTCCGCCTCACCGGTCGTCGTCGGCGCCCTTGCCTGTCTGCAGGGCATGCTGAAGGCCGCGGGCCAGCAGCTGATGACGCCGGACCGGGCGCGTGCGGTGCTGCGCTCGACGGGTTCGCCGCAGCAGGACGCGCCGGGCCGCCCTGCGTCGCAGCGGATCGGCAACCGTCCCGACATCAAGTCGGCGGTCACGAACCTGCTGCCGTCGGCGGTGGGCTCGGGCCGGGCCGAGCGCTACTGGGACGAGTTGCTCCCCTATCCTCCCGAACTCCCGCAGCGCCTGCGGCTGTTCGTCGCCGGAGAGTGGCGCAACCTGAACGACCCGAGCCCCGACATCCGCCAGGCGGTGCACGCCGCCTTCGCGGGAGGACACCCCGACGTACGCGTCTGGTTCTCGGACGACGAGGTCGTCGGCCTGGTCGTCACGGGCTGAAGCACTCGCGTGAAGCACCACAACCATTGAGGGAAGGTGGCATTCGCATGAGCACCACCCCGTACATGAGTCCCATGGAGCAGCAAGGCCAGCAGCAACAGGGCATGCAGGGTCCGAGCACGGCGCCTCCGCAACGGCAGGGCTCCCAGCAGTCCGGCCCGCAGCAGCAGCTCCAGCAACTCGGCCGGCAGCAGCCCTACCAGCAGCTGCTCCAGCAGCTCGGCCAGGAGAACGTCCCGCAGGCGCAGGCCCCGGAGATCTCCACCCAGGCGGTCGCGTCGGGCATCGCCACAGCGTTCTGGGACGTCGTCCAGCCGCTGCCCGGCCAGGCGTCGGCCCTCTACCTGATGATCGACAACGCATGGAAGGCGTTCATCAACCCCAGTCAGCACACCCACGTCGCGGTCCAGGAAGCCTTCGCCCACGGGCAGCAGGTGATCGGCTACTACGACACCACCAACCCGTCCTATCTCGTGGCCATCGTGATCACGACGAAGTGACGTACGGCTGGTGACATACGGCGGCGCCGGGCGGAGTCCTTCCCGCCCGGCGCCGCTCTCTGCCGACGACCGGCTACGCGCAGCTGAACCTCGCCGCTGCCCAGTCCCCGTGGTCCCCGCTCTTGGAGCCGTTGGTGTCGGTCACCTTCAGCTCCACGTGCCGGGCCCCGCTCACGTCGACGTCCACCGGCACGGTCGCCGACGCGCCCGTCACCTCGGGCGAGGTCCACAGCACCTTGCCGTCGGCCTCGACCGAGAAGGCCACCTCGCCATAGCCGTTGATCTCGTCGTCGATGCCCACGTCGGCCGTGAACTTCGAGCACTGGCCGCCCGTGTAGACCTCGATGACGGAGTCTGCGTGGGTGCCGAGCCCCTTCTCGTACGTCTTCCCCGCGAGGGTCAGCGTGTGGCCGTCATCGGCGCCCGACTCGCCGTTGCTCCGGTCGCGTTCGGCGGGCCCGTAGCCGTTGGTGGACTTCAGCCACACCATGTCGCTCGCCCAGGTGTCGCCCGTCGGCGCCGGCGGCATGACGGCGACCGCGATCCGCTGGGTGGCGGTGCGGTCCTGGCCCGCCGCGCGGTGGCGGGCCGTGGCGTTCAGCGGCTGTTCGCCGGGTTCGGCGTCCTTGGGCGGGGTGACGGCGACCTCGACGCGGCGGGTGGTGCCCGCCTCGACGCGGTCGGCGTGGGCGGTGCCCGCGGTCCAGCCCTCCGGCACGTCCAGAGTGACGTCGACGCCGGTGGCGTCCCGCGTCCCCGCGGTGACGTCGACGGCGACCTTGCCCGCCGTGCCCGCGCCGAGCTCCTGTCCTGCGGGGGCGCTCAGCGTGGCGCTCGCGCCGGGCACGGCACCGCCGACCGCGCTGGTGTCGTCGAGCTCGATCTCGAACGCCCGGTCCGTGCGGAGCGCCGCCGTCTTCACCTTGACGACACCGCCCCGGTCGTCCCGGTCGTAGAACCAGCCTTGCGCCGCCTTCTCGTACGCCGTCGTCGACGTGAACCGCGGCAGCTTGTCGCCGCTCAGCTCCACGCGGCTCGGCGCGTCACCGGTGTGCAGGGTGAACGCGTACGGCCGCTCGGTCTGCTTGCCGCTGAACTCCCCCTTGCTCGCGCCGATCCGCACCCGCACGTCGCCCGCGCCGGAGCGGGGCGCGTCGGCGTCGGCGCGCTGGGTGGCGTACTTGCCGTCGCGGTGCTGCCGGGTCACGCCGTCGTCCTCGTACAGCTCGAAGGAGGACTTGCCCTGCGGGTAGATGTCCCAGGCGAGCGGCGAGTCTGCGGTGCGGTCCTTGTAGGACCTGATGCCGCCGGGCCACATCGGCACGGTGGCGCCGCCCTTGACGAAGAGCGGCAGGGTGTCCAGGGGCGCGCTGTAGCCGTCGACGGTCGTCGGCCCTTGATAGGTGCGGCCGCTCCAGTAGTCGGTCCACGTCCCCTTGGGGAGGTAGATGCCGTCCCGCACGGTCGTGTCCTTGTAGACGGGCGCGACGAGGAAGTCCTCGCCCGCCAGGAACTCGTACTTGGCGGCGTCGGTGGCGGCCTTCGGGTCGTCGGGGTAT from Streptomyces sp. BA2 encodes:
- a CDS encoding ABC transporter ATP-binding protein, with amino-acid sequence MTPRPESTVASAAASPAASPAVELRGITKEYPGTLANDRVDLTVARGEIHALMGENGAGKSTLMSVLYGLQRPDAGQILLDGREVTFASPSEAIAAGLGMVHQSFKLFPSFTVAENVVYAAEPRRFGLTDRAEALRRVGALADEHGLAVDPAAKVGDLPVGVRQRVEILKLLYRGARTLILDEPTAVLTPAEADGLFGVLRSLADDGRTVLLVTHKLREVMEGSDAVTVLRDGRVAARMRTADTTADGIATAMTGRAVELDRVHPAGAPGGEVLLVDSLSTERVREVSLSVRAGEIVGIAGVAGNGQSELVEAIAGLRPLSCGRVTLSGQDITDASAARRRAAGLAYVPEDRVAVGTAPAATIAENLAMGHHRGHGLLRPSWLREHARVLIDRFGIKAASSRHTAGSLSGGNLQKLVIGRELAHESPLLIVEQPTRGVDIGAIQTIHDQLIAHRDAGHAILLVSAELSEIRGLSDRVLVMYEGRVAAEYAREDADERTLGLAMAGGSLPEAAPAGAAQAAGPQGDAAADAALPAPGAEAATAAAIATAVTDQTDGASPAAAPPSGAADPPPRESDDRPAPVKEAP
- a CDS encoding ABC transporter permease, whose amino-acid sequence is MAAETQIPGSGASLGARVLRAPALHSVIAAVLVGALFLVGTGADPVGAYGSVVSGALGPDGIGSTLTTGTSIIGLAVALAIPMRAGLLNLGGDGQLVLGGIAAAATGLYSPLPAPLTVAAALLAGMAAGAGYAALAAVCQNRFGVPLLVSSLLLGYPAMSFASYLARFPLKEDGSSLPQTRRLPDGVELPALGSSTVTVGLLLVAVAAAVFAFADARTATGYEIRMTGLNPRFAAYAGVDRPRLTLRLMALSGAVAGLVGAIGVLSFPYRFIDGSLTAAGHTWTGLTAALLAAAAPLGTVLAALFFAALEVGGLAMERTTEVPRELTQVLQAVVIVFLAARLNLTWRRARKKPGEQPTDETEVKEVSVR
- a CDS encoding ABC transporter permease, whose amino-acid sequence is MSIDSALFHSALLALTPILLAALGGTICERAGVFNIGLEGMMLIGCFSGVAGSWFTGSAWLGVVFAALASAAYSMILAVGTISLRGDAVVLGVALNLLAVGLTGFLLRTVFGVQGTFSDPELAGLSGIDIPFAGSVLSGHSALVYLAWAAVAVAAVFLARHPWGLRLRGVGETPDAAATLGVSPAKYQYAAVLTSGVLCGLAGAQLALGNVTLFSENMTAGRGWIAVVAVMLGRALPLGVLLAGLLFGIAEAVGFRLQGLGMPQQATDAAPYVVTLAALFLSTARRRRRKQPLVGAPS
- a CDS encoding phosphorylase family protein — its product is MTTDARTLSDALPITRVPRTGLPSQAVVVGDPARATAVADLLDDAKEVSYHREYRTFTGSWQGTPVVVASHGVGAPGAILLFQELAEAGVTAIVRLGTAGAIRPGIRDGDLVIADAAVRDDGVTQQLIPAEYPAFATPEAVIALQRAARAAEAPYHRGVVWTRAAFQPGFLPLPGEAYAAAGIAAIEMELSALYVFASTHGLVAGGALVVDGANADELVDEESTGGYNPHRDVVAEGVDRGARIALDALRLLAATEH
- a CDS encoding amidohydrolase — encoded protein: MHPTDLPAQDRGGSIDLLVHGGDVLTVDASGTVVTNGAVAVRDGRIVDVGPAEQLRAAYEAAEELDARGCLVLPGLINTHTHLAMTLFRGIADDLTLQGFLARVIPAEAELLSPETVTAGIQGAIAESVRGGVTAALDMYWFHEAAEAVARDAGWRLLTGPTFMDVPGPPDGRPYAERLGWAAADLAARTPAPGTRPVVFAHSAYTLVPEQLTAISALAREHGALLHIHAAENAGEVEMVTEQHGMRPVELLDSLGVLGPDTLLAHAVDLTDAEIATLARTGTSVAHCPVSNLKLGCGIARVPDLLDAGVTVGLGTDGAVSSNTLDLLGAVKVAALVHKAGGDPTAVGAEQAVRMATIESARALGLGDQLGSLEPGKRADLIVLDLARPHLTPRHDPWSMLAYAAASSDVRDTVVDGRVLMRDRTLVTLDERRALRALQDAADSAAPVPTSTTGTSEVASTV